In the Hordeum vulgare subsp. vulgare chromosome 7H, MorexV3_pseudomolecules_assembly, whole genome shotgun sequence genome, one interval contains:
- the LOC123410437 gene encoding COBRA-like protein 10 — protein MIKAAPRRRRWPACLLAAAVVLAVVSAARAQDYNNGDDEEEEKPKPQLKAQEACNGAFLSYTFMERTKEYPHLKNATAQAYAFKAQAAVLNTMTTDLKAWQMFVGFQHKEILVSVGGAVLLDGTDFPANVSGGVTFAGYPMADLLNSVDTAGDLTQIQVQMDITGTQFGVKPPGKPMPKTIKLANPGYRCPAPTHKDSVMYVCCVKDPKFKAKKANSTRYLPRQKGDLTMAYDVLTAYGNKYMAQVTIDNWSPISRLDNWNLTWEWKRGEFIEKMRGAYTLLKEGPACVYSPAASYYKDLDFSPVYNCEKRPVIVDLPPDREKDNDVGNLPFCCKNGTLLPPIMDESKSRAIFQLTVYKMPPDLNRTALYPPSNWKITGKLNPHYVCGQPIRVSPMEFPDASGLMSTTPAVASWQVACNITRPKKRASKCCVSFSAYYNDSTVPCNTCACGCGNDTAMCDPDAHPILLPSEAMLVPFDNRTAKARAWAKIKHWRVPNPMPCADNCGVSINWHVMNNYKSGWSVRMTIFNWQDYTFKNWFAAVKMGAHYSGYENVYSFNGTRMGAPFNNTIFMQALPGLEFLDPITDGKTSSDTRLPGKQQSVISFKKKDMPNINIPKGEGFPKRVYFDGEECALPEKLPSGARRRAGAPSLLQAVIGLLLVMIVALVDSSCL, from the exons ATGATCAAGGCAGCGCCTCGGCGGCGGCGATGGCCAGCGTGCCTGCTCGCCGCCGCGGTCGTCCTCGCCGTCGTCAGCGCCGCCCGAGCGCAGGATTACAAtaacggcgacgacgaggaggaggagaagcctaAGCCGCAGCTCAAGGCGCAGGAGGCGTGCAATGGCGCGTTCCTGTCGTACACGTTCATGGAGCGCACCAAGGAGTACCCGCACCTGAAGAATGCGACGGCGCAGGCCTACGCGTTCAAGGCGCAGGCCGCGGTGCTCAACACCATGACGACGGACCTCAAGGCGTGGCAGATGTTCGTCGGGTTCCAGCACAAGGAGATCCTGGTGTCCGTCGGCGGCGCCGTGCTGCTCGACGGCACCGACTTCCCCGCCAACGTCTCCGGTGGCGTTACGTTCGCGGGATACCCGATGGCCGACCTCCTCAACTCCGTCGACACCGCCGGCGACCTGACGCAGATCCAGGTCCAGATGGACATCACCGGCACCCAGTTCGGCGTCAAGCCCCCCGGCAAGCCCATGCCCAAGACCATCAAGCTCGCCAATCCCGGCTACCGATGCCCCGCGCCCACTCACAAAG ACAGCGTGATGTACGTGTGCTGCGTCAAGGACCCAAAGTTCAAGGCGAAGAAGGCCAACAGCACGCGGTACCTGCCGCGGCAGAAGGGCGACCTGACCATGGCGTACGACGTGCTGACGGCGTACGGCAACAAGTACATGGCGCAGGTGACCATCGACAACTGGAGCCCCATCAGCCGGCTGGACAACTGGAACCTCACCTGGGAGTGGAAGCGCGGCGAGTTCATCGAGAAGATGCGCGGCGCGTACACGCTGCTCAAGGAAGGCCCGGCCTGCGTCTACAGCCCGGCGGCGAGCTACTACAAGGACTTGGACTTCTCGCCCGTGTACAACTGCGAGAAGCGGCCGGTCATCGTCGACCTCCCGCCGGACCGGGAGAAGGACAACGACGTGGGCAACCTGCCCTTCTGCTGCAAGAACGGCACGCTGCTGCCGCCCATCATGGACGAGTCCAAGTCGCGGGCCATCTTCCAGCTCACGGTGTACAAGATGCCGCCGGACCTCAACCGGACGGCGCTGTACCCGCCGTCCAACTGGAAGATCACCGGGAAGCTCAACCCGCACTACGTGTGCGGGCAGCCGATCCGGGTGAGCCCCATGGAGTTCCCCGACGCGTCGGGGCTCATGTCGACGACCCCCGCCGTGGCGTCGTGGCAGGTGGCGTGCAACATCACCCGCCCCAAGAAGCGCGCCTCCAAGTGCTGCGTCTCCTTCTCGGCCTACTACAACGACTCCACGGTGCCGTGCAACACCTGCGCCTGCGGCTGCGGCAACGACACCGCCATGTGCGACCCGGACGCCCACCCCATCCTGCTGCCGTCGGAGGCCATGCTCGTGCCGTTCGACAACCGGACGGCTAAGGCCCGGGCGTGGGCCAAGATCAAGCACTGGCGCGTGCCGAACCCTATGCCCTGCGCCGACAACTGCGGCGTCAGCATCAACTGGCACGTCATGAACAACTACAAATCCGGCTGGTCGGTGCGCATGACCATCTTCAACTGGCAGGACTACACCTTCAAGAACTGGTTCGCCGCCGTCAAGATGGGCGCCCACTACAGTGGCTACGAGAACGTCTACTCCTTCAACGGGACCAGGATGGGCGCgcccttcaacaacaccataTTCATGCAGGCCCTGCCGGGGCTCGAGTTCCTCGATCCCATCACCGACGGCAAAACGTCGTCGGACACGAGGCTGCCCGGAAAGCAGCAGTCAGTCATCTCCTTCAAGAAGAAGGATATGCCAAACATCAATATCCCCAAAGGAGAAGGCTTCCCCAAGCGGGTCTACTTCGACGGCGAGGAGTGCGCGCTCCCCGAGAAGCTACCGTCTGGTGCACGCCGGCGGGCAGGCGCTCCCAGCCTCTTGCAGGCTGTCATCGGGCTGCTTCTTGTGATGATCGTGGCTCTTGTGGACTCCTCGTGCTTATGA